A DNA window from Sphingomonas changnyeongensis contains the following coding sequences:
- a CDS encoding arylesterase: MKASRLARCTRLSLNGGSLAILQWLAACSAAPGDGAQPGNAAVAAEAPAPQAGAGGAVAPVAADARLVVAFGDSLYAGYGVTQTESFPARLQAALAEAGVKAVVHNAGVSGDTSAAGRQRLGFVLDGLPRRPDLVIVGLGGNDMLRGLSPDETRANLTAILDELKQRGIPAMLTGMVAAPNMGPDYVAAFNPIYPQLARQYGVPLYPFFLDGVVTDEKLMQADRIHPTAAGIDRVTARIAPLVRQALAR; encoded by the coding sequence ATGAAGGCTTCCCGTCTCGCGCGATGCACGCGCCTGTCCCTTAATGGGGGTTCGCTGGCGATCCTCCAATGGCTCGCCGCCTGTTCGGCTGCACCGGGTGACGGCGCGCAGCCTGGCAATGCGGCTGTTGCCGCCGAAGCGCCCGCGCCGCAGGCGGGGGCGGGGGGCGCGGTCGCGCCGGTGGCCGCCGATGCCCGGCTGGTCGTCGCGTTCGGCGACAGCCTTTATGCCGGTTACGGCGTCACCCAGACCGAAAGCTTCCCCGCCCGGCTGCAGGCGGCGCTGGCCGAGGCCGGGGTCAAGGCCGTGGTCCACAATGCCGGGGTGTCGGGCGACACCAGCGCCGCCGGGCGGCAGCGGCTGGGCTTTGTGCTCGACGGGCTGCCGCGCCGGCCCGATCTGGTCATTGTCGGGCTGGGCGGCAACGACATGTTGCGCGGCCTCAGCCCCGATGAGACGCGCGCCAACCTGACCGCGATCCTTGACGAACTGAAGCAGCGGGGCATTCCCGCGATGCTGACCGGTATGGTCGCCGCCCCCAATATGGGGCCGGATTATGTCGCGGCGTTCAACCCCATCTATCCGCAGCTGGCCCGCCAATATGGCGTGCCGCTCTATCCGTTTTTTCTGGACGGCGTCGTGACCGACGAAAAGCTGATGCAGGCGGACCGCATCCATCCGACCGCCGCCGGCATCGACCGGGTCACCGCGCGCATCGCCCCGCTGGTCAGGCAGGCGCTCGCCCGCTGA
- a CDS encoding ABC transporter ATP-binding protein has protein sequence MTEHIAITARNVTLTLGRTEILRGVTLDVPDGQSLAILGPSGSGKSSLMAILSGLERASSGEVRVAGVDFSALDEDGLARARRGRIGIVLQSFHLLPTMTALENVATPLELAGRADAFARAAEELEAVGLGHRIDHYPAQLSGGEQQRVAIARAVAPGPRILFADEPTGNLDGRTSDAIVDLLFTRRRAAGATLVMITHDRALAERCDRVVEMRDGLIASDRPAERRPAA, from the coding sequence ATGACCGAACATATCGCAATCACCGCGCGCAATGTCACCCTCACCCTTGGCCGGACGGAGATCCTGCGCGGCGTCACCCTTGATGTGCCCGACGGGCAGAGCCTGGCGATCCTCGGCCCGTCGGGATCGGGCAAATCCTCGCTGATGGCGATCCTGTCGGGGCTGGAGCGCGCGAGTTCGGGCGAGGTGCGCGTGGCGGGCGTCGATTTCTCCGCGCTCGATGAAGACGGGCTGGCACGGGCGCGGCGCGGGCGGATCGGCATCGTGCTGCAGAGCTTTCACCTGCTGCCGACGATGACCGCACTGGAAAATGTCGCGACCCCGCTGGAACTGGCGGGCCGCGCCGACGCCTTTGCCCGCGCGGCCGAGGAGCTGGAGGCGGTGGGGCTGGGTCACCGGATCGACCATTATCCGGCCCAGCTGTCGGGCGGCGAGCAGCAGCGCGTCGCCATTGCGCGCGCCGTGGCCCCCGGCCCGCGCATCCTGTTCGCCGACGAACCGACCGGCAATCTGGATGGCCGCACCAGCGATGCGATCGTCGATCTGCTGTTCACCCGCCGCCGCGCGGCCGGGGCGACATTGGTGATGATCACCCATGACCGCGCGCTGGCCGAGCGCTGCGACCGCGTCGTCGAGATGCGCGACGGGCTGATCGCGAGCGACCGGCCCGCCGAACGGCGGCCGGCGGCATGA
- a CDS encoding ABC transporter permease — MTGTAIPPGGAGWRTLLALARRDLLGRLRGLRLLAICLVLGVTTLAAIGSLTAAITGELAARGQTILGGDYEVAISQRRATAAERAAIAATGRVSETVRTRAMARRGDRAVLTELKGVDSAYPLYGRVTGATLAGLAADELVVDRAFAGRLGVGPGDVVRYGTADFRIRAVMTEEPDRVGEGFTLGPVALASLAGIDRTGLLQPGALYTAKYRVRMAGGAPAPVVKRLQAQFPAASWTLKDRDNAAPGANRFIARMGQFLSLIGLAALVIAGIGVSNGVGSYLASKRAGIATLKVLGASSVDIARIYLMQIGMVALGAIAAGLVLGALLPPLIVQLAGDVLPVAPGFRLYWAPLATAAAYGLLIALAFALPPLARARSLPAAALFRALVGAPGRIDRRTLLLVAGAALLVLLIALVQARDPLFAGIVLGAVAAVLLLLAGLGVAIRRTARALPRPRRPLWRLAVANLHRPGAQTAALVVALGLALTLFVTLAAIQTSLDAEIRRTVPARAPALFVLDIPSGEAARFRAAATAAAPGAELNIVPALRGTITGYGQTRVANLKSLPDGAWFLRGERGVTYSAALPEGSDLVAGRWWPAGYAGPPLVSLDAEAARILGLKVGDTLTVSVLGREIPARIASLRKVNWDTLGFNYIMVFSPNTLAAAPHSLTATVEIDRARAAPDATARVTRAVLDAFPSASVIETGEVIGQVRTLLDQMATAILIAASVTIMAGIAVLVGAIAAARQARSYDAVILKTLGGTRGQILAAQAAEYGLLALLLAALALALGLGAGWYVMTRVFDFSFVPDWTVVLATLMGGAVLTLGIGLAGSLPLMSVRPARALRSL; from the coding sequence ATGACGGGGACGGCGATCCCGCCGGGCGGGGCCGGCTGGCGCACGCTACTCGCGCTCGCGCGGCGCGATCTGCTCGGCCGGCTGCGCGGCCTCAGGCTGCTCGCCATCTGCCTGGTCCTCGGCGTCACGACGCTGGCGGCGATCGGCAGCCTGACCGCCGCGATCACCGGCGAACTGGCGGCGCGCGGCCAGACGATCCTGGGCGGCGATTACGAAGTCGCGATCAGCCAGCGGCGCGCGACCGCCGCCGAACGCGCGGCCATCGCCGCGACCGGCCGGGTCAGCGAAACGGTGCGCACCCGCGCGATGGCGCGGCGCGGCGACCGGGCGGTGCTGACCGAGCTCAAGGGCGTGGACAGCGCCTATCCGCTTTACGGCCGGGTGACGGGCGCCACGCTTGCCGGGCTGGCGGCGGACGAGCTGGTCGTCGACCGCGCCTTTGCCGGGCGGCTGGGGGTCGGGCCGGGCGATGTCGTCCGCTACGGCACCGCTGATTTCCGCATCCGCGCGGTCATGACCGAGGAACCGGACCGGGTCGGCGAAGGCTTCACCCTCGGCCCGGTCGCCCTCGCCTCGCTGGCCGGGATCGACCGCACCGGCCTGTTGCAGCCGGGTGCGCTCTACACCGCCAAATACCGGGTGCGCATGGCAGGCGGCGCCCCGGCCCCCGTCGTCAAGCGGCTGCAGGCGCAATTCCCCGCCGCCAGCTGGACGCTCAAGGACCGCGACAATGCCGCTCCCGGGGCCAACCGGTTCATCGCGCGCATGGGCCAGTTCCTGTCGCTGATCGGCCTTGCCGCGCTGGTCATCGCGGGCATCGGGGTCAGCAACGGCGTCGGATCCTATCTGGCGTCGAAGCGCGCCGGGATCGCGACGCTGAAGGTGCTGGGCGCAAGCTCGGTCGATATTGCGCGCATCTATCTGATGCAGATCGGCATGGTGGCGCTGGGCGCGATTGCCGCCGGGCTGGTGCTGGGCGCGCTGCTGCCGCCGCTGATCGTGCAGCTGGCGGGCGATGTGCTGCCGGTCGCGCCGGGCTTTCGCCTTTACTGGGCTCCGCTGGCGACCGCCGCCGCTTACGGGCTGCTGATCGCGCTTGCCTTTGCGCTGCCGCCGCTCGCCCGCGCGCGCAGCCTGCCTGCCGCCGCCCTGTTCCGCGCGCTGGTCGGCGCGCCGGGCCGGATCGACCGGCGCACGCTGCTGCTGGTCGCGGGGGCGGCACTGCTGGTGCTGCTGATCGCGCTTGTCCAGGCGCGCGACCCGCTGTTCGCCGGGATCGTGCTGGGCGCGGTCGCCGCCGTGCTGCTGCTGCTCGCCGGGCTGGGGGTGGCGATCCGGCGCACCGCCCGCGCGCTGCCCCGGCCGCGCCGGCCGCTGTGGCGGCTGGCAGTCGCCAATCTGCACCGCCCCGGCGCGCAGACGGCGGCTCTGGTCGTCGCCCTCGGCCTTGCGCTCACCCTGTTCGTGACGCTGGCCGCGATCCAGACCAGCCTTGATGCGGAGATCCGCCGCACGGTGCCGGCGCGCGCGCCCGCGCTGTTCGTGCTCGACATTCCATCGGGCGAGGCCGCACGCTTCCGCGCCGCGGCGACCGCCGCCGCGCCGGGGGCAGAGCTGAACATCGTGCCGGCGCTGCGCGGCACGATCACCGGCTATGGCCAAACCCGGGTCGCGAACCTCAAATCGCTGCCCGACGGGGCGTGGTTCCTGCGCGGCGAACGCGGCGTCACCTACAGCGCCGCCTTGCCCGAAGGGTCCGACCTGGTGGCCGGGCGCTGGTGGCCGGCGGGCTATGCCGGGCCGCCGCTCGTCTCGCTCGATGCGGAGGCGGCGCGGATCCTTGGCCTCAAGGTCGGCGACACGCTGACGGTCAGCGTGCTCGGCCGCGAGATCCCGGCGCGCATCGCCTCGCTGCGCAAGGTCAACTGGGACACGCTCGGCTTCAACTATATCATGGTGTTTTCACCCAATACGCTCGCCGCCGCGCCGCACAGCCTGACCGCGACCGTCGAGATCGACCGCGCCCGCGCCGCGCCCGACGCGACTGCGCGGGTGACGCGCGCGGTGCTGGATGCCTTTCCCTCCGCCTCGGTGATCGAAACCGGCGAGGTGATCGGCCAGGTGCGCACCCTGCTCGACCAGATGGCGACCGCGATCCTGATTGCAGCGAGCGTGACGATCATGGCCGGGATCGCCGTGCTGGTCGGGGCGATCGCCGCCGCCCGTCAGGCGCGCAGCTATGATGCCGTCATCCTGAAGACGCTGGGCGGCACGCGCGGCCAGATCCTTGCCGCGCAGGCGGCGGAATATGGGCTGCTCGCGCTGCTGCTGGCGGCGCTGGCGCTGGCGCTCGGGCTGGGGGCGGGCTGGTATGTCATGACCCGGGTGTTCGATTTCAGCTTCGTCCCCGACTGGACGGTCGTGCTCGCCACGCTGATGGGCGGGGCGGTCCTCACGCTCGGCATCGGCCTTGCCGGCTCGCTGCCGCTGATGTCGGTGCGCCCGGCCCGCGCGCTCAGGAGCCTGTGA
- a CDS encoding thiol-disulfide oxidoreductase DCC family protein: MTPLHPAPSAPATAVTVWFDGACPLCQREIAAMRRLDRRGAISFIDVAADADPGCPIDRADLLARFHAAENGRILSGAAAFAAMWRAIPLLRPLGLAARNRLVLALLEAAYRAFLRIRPRLQRLAGKR; the protein is encoded by the coding sequence ATGACGCCGCTGCACCCCGCCCCTTCCGCGCCCGCCACAGCAGTCACCGTCTGGTTCGACGGGGCCTGTCCGCTGTGCCAGCGCGAGATCGCGGCGATGCGGCGGCTGGACCGGCGCGGGGCGATCAGCTTCATCGATGTCGCGGCGGATGCCGATCCCGGCTGCCCGATCGACCGGGCAGATCTGCTCGCGCGGTTCCACGCCGCCGAAAATGGCCGCATCCTTTCTGGCGCGGCAGCGTTCGCTGCGATGTGGCGGGCGATCCCGCTGCTGCGCCCGCTTGGCCTTGCCGCGCGCAACCGGCTGGTGCTGGCGCTGCTCGAGGCCGCATACCGCGCATTTCTGCGCATCCGCCCCCGGCTGCAGCGGCTGGCGGGCAAAAGATGA
- a CDS encoding S46 family peptidase: protein MRRLILATLLGTAASAAMAEEGMWLPGQTPAIAEQLKQAGLALDARTLGDLNRPPLTAIASLGGCSAAFLSPQGLVATNHHCVYGSIQYNSKPGQDYLTDGFLAKTLGDELPAAPGSRIYVIEDLRDVTAAMVKGAEKLTGRARYDRLEANRKALIAACEQQPSRRCDVRPYFGGQTYFLQQQLEIQDVRLVYAPAGGVGNFGGETDNWMWPRHTGDFGFYRAYVAPNGASAPYAKENVPFRPKAFLKIADKGVEEGDFVMVAGFPGVTFRHRTAAEARFAFETLTPLQQRLLNDYSDRIQSAVAGNQAATIKYASILKGADNYKKKYIGELAGAEAMGLVAKKEADEAAFRAWVKADPKRDAAFGAAIADMDRLVAEQNAAELADARRGLLNRAQLFGAARLAYRWAKEREKPDAAREPGFQDRDRAFTVQRLTAIERRYDAGVDRAILDHALAEYRKLPAEERHKSFDAAYPAVADRLYAETGLADTKTRLGWLDQPASAFEASNDPFIRLAVATYAEDRAGEDKAKARAGDMQKARATYMAGRLAYAAAQGRTLYPDANGSLRFTYGKVSGKARDGLAWTAFTTAEGLAAKHTGKGEFDAPDRMLELIRAKDYGRYAAPSLGTLPVDYLSTVDITNGNSGSSTLNARGEFVGLAFDGTLDGVVADWMFNPVVNRTIHVDSRFMLWTMDKVDGATRLLDEMGVAR, encoded by the coding sequence ATGCGCCGATTGATCCTTGCCACCCTGCTCGGCACCGCCGCCAGCGCGGCCATGGCCGAGGAAGGCATGTGGCTGCCCGGCCAGACGCCGGCGATTGCCGAGCAGCTGAAACAGGCGGGCCTCGCGCTCGATGCGCGGACGCTTGGCGATCTCAACCGCCCGCCGCTCACCGCCATCGCCTCGCTTGGCGGCTGTTCGGCCGCGTTCCTGTCGCCCCAGGGGCTGGTCGCGACCAACCATCACTGCGTCTATGGTTCGATCCAGTATAACTCCAAGCCCGGCCAGGATTATCTGACCGACGGCTTTCTGGCCAAGACGCTGGGCGACGAGCTGCCGGCGGCGCCGGGCAGCCGCATCTATGTGATCGAGGATCTGCGCGACGTCACCGCCGCGATGGTCAAGGGGGCTGAAAAGCTGACGGGCCGGGCGCGCTATGACCGGCTGGAGGCCAATCGCAAGGCGCTGATTGCGGCATGCGAGCAGCAGCCGTCGCGCCGCTGCGACGTTCGCCCCTATTTTGGCGGCCAGACCTATTTCCTCCAGCAGCAGCTGGAGATCCAGGACGTCCGCCTCGTCTATGCCCCGGCGGGCGGCGTCGGCAATTTCGGTGGCGAGACCGACAATTGGATGTGGCCGCGTCACACCGGCGATTTCGGCTTCTATCGCGCCTATGTCGCGCCGAACGGCGCGTCCGCGCCCTATGCCAAGGAAAATGTGCCCTTCCGGCCCAAGGCGTTCCTGAAGATCGCCGACAAGGGGGTCGAGGAAGGCGATTTCGTGATGGTCGCGGGCTTTCCGGGCGTCACCTTCCGCCACCGCACCGCGGCTGAGGCGCGGTTCGCGTTCGAAACGCTGACCCCGCTGCAGCAGCGGCTGCTCAACGATTATTCCGACCGCATCCAGAGCGCGGTTGCCGGCAATCAGGCGGCGACGATCAAATATGCGTCGATCCTGAAGGGCGCCGACAACTACAAGAAAAAATATATCGGCGAGCTGGCCGGGGCCGAGGCGATGGGCCTTGTCGCCAAGAAGGAAGCCGATGAAGCGGCGTTCCGCGCCTGGGTGAAGGCCGATCCGAAGCGCGACGCGGCCTTTGGCGCGGCGATCGCCGATATGGACCGGCTGGTTGCCGAGCAGAATGCCGCCGAGCTGGCTGATGCGCGGCGCGGCCTGCTCAACCGTGCGCAGCTGTTCGGGGCCGCGCGGCTTGCCTATCGCTGGGCCAAGGAGCGCGAAAAGCCCGACGCCGCGCGTGAACCGGGCTTTCAGGACCGCGACCGTGCCTTCACCGTGCAGCGGCTGACCGCGATCGAGCGCCGCTATGATGCCGGTGTCGACCGGGCGATCCTCGACCATGCGCTTGCCGAATATCGCAAGCTGCCGGCGGAGGAGCGCCACAAGAGCTTCGACGCCGCCTATCCGGCGGTCGCCGACAGGCTCTATGCCGAGACCGGCCTTGCCGACACCAAGACCCGGCTCGGCTGGCTCGACCAGCCGGCCTCGGCGTTTGAGGCGTCGAACGATCCGTTCATCCGCCTTGCGGTGGCGACCTATGCCGAAGACCGTGCGGGCGAGGACAAGGCCAAGGCCCGCGCCGGCGACATGCAGAAGGCGCGCGCGACCTATATGGCCGGGCGGCTTGCCTATGCCGCTGCCCAAGGGCGGACGCTTTATCCCGACGCCAATGGCTCGCTGCGCTTCACCTATGGCAAGGTGAGCGGCAAGGCGCGCGACGGGCTGGCCTGGACGGCCTTCACCACCGCCGAGGGGCTGGCCGCCAAGCACACCGGCAAGGGCGAGTTCGACGCCCCCGACCGGATGCTGGAGCTGATCCGCGCCAAGGATTATGGCCGCTATGCCGCCCCGTCGCTCGGCACGCTGCCGGTCGATTACCTGTCGACCGTGGACATCACCAACGGCAATTCGGGGTCCTCGACGCTCAATGCGCGGGGCGAGTTTGTCGGCCTGGCGTTTGACGGCACGCTCGACGGCGTGGTGGCGGACTGGATGTTCAACCCGGTGGTCAACCGCACCATCCATGTCGACAGCCGCTTCATGCTGTGGACGATGGACAAGGTCGATGGCGCGACCCGCCTGCTCGACGAAATGGGCGTGGCGCGCTGA
- a CDS encoding GNAT family N-acetyltransferase — protein sequence MFFRGGERRVMGGAGENDLGIGEASDRAGDSGASATGGLRRAGAADWRTLGRLVGQAFADDPVSRWTLGPPETIEAVFTALGRHVYLPRGICMIADQGGGTMWLGPGGSKAMPILPQLALVARLIGAGGPGAVGRALAVDRAMRRRRPAEPHFYLFAVGVAAEARGAGLGRRLIAATLEQADRAGLPAWLENSNPRNESLYRGLGFVPVETFAPAPGAPPLTTMQRPVPRPVVPHR from the coding sequence GTGTTCTTTCGGGGAGGCGAGCGGCGCGTGATGGGCGGTGCGGGAGAAAATGATCTCGGAATCGGCGAAGCGTCTGATCGCGCGGGTGATTCGGGCGCGTCGGCGACAGGCGGGTTGCGCCGGGCCGGGGCGGCGGACTGGCGGACGCTCGGGCGGCTGGTTGGTCAGGCCTTTGCCGACGATCCGGTATCGCGCTGGACGCTGGGGCCGCCAGAGACGATCGAGGCGGTGTTCACCGCGCTTGGCCGCCATGTCTATCTGCCGCGCGGCATCTGCATGATCGCCGATCAGGGCGGCGGGACGATGTGGCTCGGCCCCGGCGGATCAAAGGCGATGCCGATCCTGCCCCAGCTGGCGCTGGTCGCCCGGCTGATCGGCGCGGGCGGGCCGGGGGCGGTCGGGCGGGCGCTGGCCGTCGACCGGGCGATGCGCCGCCGCCGGCCGGCCGAACCGCATTTCTATCTGTTCGCAGTCGGCGTGGCGGCGGAGGCGCGCGGCGCGGGGCTGGGCCGGCGGCTGATCGCCGCGACGCTCGAACAGGCCGACCGTGCGGGGCTGCCGGCCTGGCTTGAAAACAGCAATCCGCGCAATGAGAGCCTGTATCGCGGCCTTGGCTTTGTGCCGGTTGAAACCTTCGCGCCCGCGCCCGGCGCGCCGCCGCTGACGACGATGCAGCGGCCTGTGCCCCGGCCGGTTGTCCCCCACCGGTGA
- a CDS encoding complex I NDUFA9 subunit family protein, with protein MKTSVVTVFGGGGFIGRYVVQDLLDSGRGDRVRIAQRDPKSAWFLRPMGGLGQTQFAAADIRRPDSVARAVEGADAVVNLVGVLAGDFDAFHVAGARNVAEAAAKAGVRSLVHVSAIGADPASASRYGRSKGEGEAAVRAAFPGATILRPSIVFGREDGFTNRFAQLIRMLPVVPVVRGATRFQPVFVADLARAIAESVARPDLHGGRTYDIGGPETVSMAELMRNLAEWTGRSPLFIDLPDAATAALARLVGWAPGAPITWDQWLMLQTDNVVAPGVAGLEAFGIQPTPLAAVAPSWLVQYRRQGRFDGVKTDRP; from the coding sequence ATGAAGACAAGCGTGGTGACGGTCTTTGGCGGCGGCGGGTTCATCGGACGCTATGTGGTGCAGGATCTGCTCGACAGCGGCCGGGGGGACCGGGTGCGCATCGCCCAGCGCGATCCCAAATCGGCCTGGTTCCTGCGCCCGATGGGCGGGCTGGGGCAGACCCAGTTCGCAGCCGCCGATATTCGCCGCCCCGACAGCGTGGCGCGCGCGGTGGAAGGTGCCGATGCGGTCGTGAACCTTGTCGGCGTGCTGGCCGGGGATTTCGACGCCTTCCATGTCGCGGGCGCGCGCAACGTCGCCGAAGCGGCGGCGAAGGCGGGCGTGCGCAGCCTTGTCCATGTCTCGGCGATCGGCGCCGATCCGGCCTCGGCATCGCGCTATGGCCGGTCCAAGGGCGAAGGCGAGGCGGCGGTGCGCGCCGCGTTTCCGGGCGCGACCATCCTGCGTCCGTCAATCGTGTTCGGGCGCGAGGACGGGTTCACCAACCGCTTCGCCCAGCTGATCCGCATGCTGCCGGTCGTCCCCGTCGTGCGCGGCGCGACCCGGTTCCAGCCGGTGTTCGTCGCCGATCTGGCGCGCGCGATCGCCGAATCGGTCGCCCGGCCCGATCTGCATGGCGGGCGCACCTATGACATTGGCGGGCCGGAAACGGTGTCGATGGCAGAGCTGATGCGCAATCTGGCCGAATGGACGGGGCGCAGCCCGCTGTTCATCGATCTGCCCGATGCCGCGACCGCGGCGCTCGCCCGCCTCGTCGGCTGGGCGCCGGGCGCGCCGATCACCTGGGACCAGTGGCTGATGCTGCAAACCGACAATGTCGTGGCCCCGGGCGTAGCCGGGCTGGAGGCATTTGGCATCCAGCCGACGCCGCTCGCCGCGGTCGCGCCGTCCTGGCTGGTCCAGTATCGCCGCCAGGGCCGGTTCGACGGGGTGAAGACCGACCGCCCCTGA
- a CDS encoding undecaprenyl-diphosphate phosphatase — protein sequence MPLILTAILLGIVEGLTEFLPVSSTGHLILASELLGYRAEQWATFNVVIQLGAILAVIVLYWRTFWAVALGLFGRDGTSWRFALNLLIAFAPSVVLGLLFIDAIEGLLGNAIVVAIALVLGGIAILVIEALARGSTLPPGIASLPYGRALGVGLIQCLAMVPGVSRSGATIMGALAMGVERRTAAEFSFFLAVPTMLGATTLSLIKHGDDLAAANVDWGLIGIGFVVSFIVALVVIKWFVGLVSRRGFAPFAWYRIVAGSIALVWLLAR from the coding sequence ATGCCTTTGATCCTCACCGCCATCCTGCTCGGCATTGTCGAGGGACTGACCGAGTTTCTGCCCGTGTCGTCGACCGGGCATCTGATTCTCGCCTCCGAACTGCTCGGCTACCGGGCGGAGCAATGGGCGACGTTCAACGTGGTCATCCAGCTGGGCGCGATCCTGGCGGTGATCGTGCTCTATTGGCGCACCTTCTGGGCGGTGGCGCTGGGCCTGTTCGGGCGCGATGGGACGTCGTGGCGATTCGCGCTCAACCTGCTGATCGCCTTTGCGCCCTCGGTCGTGCTCGGCCTGCTGTTCATCGATGCGATCGAAGGGCTGCTTGGCAATGCCATCGTCGTCGCCATCGCGCTGGTGCTGGGCGGCATCGCGATTCTGGTGATCGAGGCGCTGGCGCGCGGGTCGACACTGCCGCCGGGCATTGCGTCCCTGCCCTATGGCCGCGCGCTGGGTGTCGGGCTGATCCAGTGTCTGGCGATGGTTCCGGGCGTCAGCCGGTCGGGCGCGACGATCATGGGCGCGCTGGCGATGGGCGTCGAACGGCGCACCGCAGCCGAGTTCAGCTTTTTTCTCGCCGTGCCGACGATGCTGGGCGCGACCACCCTGTCGCTGATCAAGCATGGCGACGATCTGGCGGCGGCCAATGTCGATTGGGGGCTGATCGGGATCGGCTTTGTCGTGTCGTTCATCGTCGCGCTGGTCGTCATCAAATGGTTTGTCGGGCTGGTGTCGCGGCGCGGCTTTGCCCCCTTTGCCTGGTACCGGATCGTCGCGGGCAGCATCGCCCTGGTCTGGCTGCTGGCAAGATAG
- a CDS encoding DUF2059 domain-containing protein: MVIAAAIAPSAMAVAQPASPAPLATAATPSAAAQLVEIMIEPEKTLAATRKQSLDQLMSMLRSDPNAVSLDKQRPGLFDAVAKAVDAELQTVMAGLLVKMRDRYVGAIESRLTAKEMDDLLSFYRSPTGQRLIEQTRQAGMAKGGEAVAQAMAEKRTRIDASDVSAVNNAALAAAMQAVRPEDVPLLAAMARNSATPKIAALQNELGPVIMADTNKAIEASLPRLMERLQAATRQHLGVK; encoded by the coding sequence ATGGTGATCGCGGCGGCCATCGCCCCATCGGCGATGGCGGTCGCGCAGCCTGCATCCCCGGCACCGCTGGCCACGGCAGCGACGCCGTCGGCCGCCGCGCAGCTGGTCGAGATCATGATAGAGCCCGAGAAGACACTGGCGGCGACCCGCAAACAGTCGCTCGACCAGCTGATGTCCATGCTGCGCAGCGACCCCAATGCGGTCAGCCTGGACAAACAGCGCCCGGGGCTGTTCGACGCGGTGGCCAAGGCCGTCGATGCGGAGCTGCAGACCGTCATGGCCGGGCTGCTGGTGAAGATGCGTGACCGCTATGTGGGGGCCATCGAGTCCCGGCTGACGGCGAAGGAGATGGACGATCTGCTCAGCTTCTACCGGTCGCCGACCGGCCAGCGCCTGATCGAACAGACACGGCAGGCCGGCATGGCCAAGGGCGGCGAGGCGGTCGCGCAGGCGATGGCGGAGAAGCGGACCCGGATAGATGCCAGCGACGTCAGCGCGGTCAACAATGCGGCCCTCGCCGCCGCGATGCAGGCGGTCAGGCCGGAAGACGTTCCGTTGCTGGCGGCCATGGCCCGGAACAGCGCGACGCCGAAGATTGCCGCTCTGCAGAACGAGCTTGGCCCCGTCATCATGGCCGACACCAACAAGGCGATCGAAGCCAGCCTGCCGCGCCTGATGGAGCGGTTGCAGGCCGCCACGCGCCAGCATCTGGGAGTGAAATGA
- a CDS encoding DUF2059 domain-containing protein, which translates to MSGVLLAGLLLVASEPATDAARMAAARSLVSAMDYGARLPDLTATSLSRVTSRMVDACAARNDDPKLPERERRDCIADSLQFERQAEPVLASLAPEMRRKQLEAVAEAYASQFSTVELEQLTSFYSTEVGRTLAARQPAVDQALVERLNDLGLDMLIEFLTRMKKTSGE; encoded by the coding sequence GTGAGCGGGGTGTTACTCGCCGGGCTCCTGCTGGTGGCCAGCGAACCCGCGACGGACGCGGCCAGAATGGCTGCTGCCCGGTCGCTCGTCTCTGCCATGGATTATGGAGCCCGGCTGCCCGATCTGACTGCCACATCTCTATCGCGCGTAACGAGCCGCATGGTGGACGCGTGCGCGGCGCGGAATGACGACCCGAAGTTGCCAGAGCGAGAAAGGCGCGACTGCATCGCCGACAGCTTGCAGTTCGAGCGCCAAGCTGAGCCGGTTCTTGCTTCGCTTGCTCCCGAGATGCGGCGAAAGCAGTTGGAGGCGGTCGCCGAAGCCTATGCATCCCAATTTTCAACGGTCGAACTCGAGCAGCTCACATCCTTTTACTCAACCGAGGTCGGGAGGACGCTCGCGGCACGCCAGCCCGCGGTCGACCAGGCGCTGGTCGAGAGACTGAACGATCTCGGGCTCGACATGTTGATCGAGTTCCTGACCCGGATGAAGAAAACAAGTGGCGAGTGA